In Monomorium pharaonis isolate MP-MQ-018 chromosome 3, ASM1337386v2, whole genome shotgun sequence, a genomic segment contains:
- the LOC105830961 gene encoding uncharacterized protein LOC105830961, with amino-acid sequence MDPATVIALCKENIQPLRYGRNATQLGTALRAQEDMDAQQLLLQEKQMHEDAIKNYEGEDPLENWYEYILWVEQSYPKNGHESHIGRLLQQCLATFEKDVKYHQDRRYIRLWINYISMQKNPLELYQLLHNTGIGTRVADMYRAWAFELEQIEDDKRADEVYLMGLSVHAEPFEELSHAHQNFQFAVARKTLGRIEERNDVSLYEQRQAFSSLRAIRAGKRVGTVRTGHRVRDYYPGTVPQISSMQNTKPNSKIQVYQDDIPGEMKTSILDHVPIEDMVHKENTIRPGPWNNGSKRGPLIAPTIKAGFKIHEDQNDDMEKVKLFPNHVPFFDGSKCHDGLRVPVYVADPIDPNIVQKPHYPKELVYADNVDRSMEEIRAQLYLERRAQFLENKREMSMVCLRETDGESQLNNFENMYHLREIEEQKLNQQRREAEISRQRLQEQQELQRQYEVENQVLETQRQEAEQRERELRERLEAERIEAERIEAERLEAERLEAERLEAERLEAERLEAERLEAERLEVERLEAERLEAQRIEAELNAQRKLQSTNFMHQHHTSSLAVDTEEHLLGQSLTVNTKEAISVVQDLWQSPDATADVSRFRNPPVIPRMIDSRNKLPFDIHMDSSMTQHALSVNKHHQGYNIQVYNDQENHHQSYHTQHHTYSGQDQHVAYGNHNLQNSYHYQMQQHHDHQVPQPRQHHPQQHQHHSQHQHHPQHQHHQQFPSHQQMHAVHHQSLSHPQHLQSPQISQMPHHQSPHIQHHQPSHNHHQSPHNQHHHHHQSPHNHHQSPHNHHQSPHNHHQSPHNHHQSSHNHHQSPHNQSQHILHSQQHMQSHPHMQQHMQHPVYGNMLHNDISYQQYPTSMEASSMLQQNIDSQKQLHFSPYTDPNIETSKPYRMPPELPYIKSPGMNRKDIKYLESAEDKENAIVVDYNGPLEENMIPKPDENNLYIDESLGITPLSTANETCFTEAFNTPLTSSTPMTNHFKPLTSYRIKDDSQFSNQNTVSQPVAEAVPNAEGGDKLSVILESTREYVSSSSASSNYTTKTTGLTFALTREDMIPFKEQPVDTIVEEESNESVLSVNQPYEQKQYAQIQAVHAQSPRTVQRHVDQITSEIKNNCDLRKSINLKLNEENNSEKVDTMECEEHEPMEQVEEESFVLPSRDINPFDKNLIAGLLKNIKFPQPHHADGFKRIDINLNKLVPSTMITLDTEAYDLEKCLGKGMYGTVFKAVNLQTNETVALKTQRPAWVWEYYIVREIKARLTNPHMLRGFMDVTMAYVANNGSILVSEYSKFGTLLAVTNQIKMSTGKPLMEALTIFFTIEMLQIVEYLHKCQIIHGDIKPDNFLLMRPPTQDVRPTIQLIDFGCSIDMKLLPENTTFTQVIKTEDFTCIEMQTGRPWTYQTDLYCLAATSHCLLFGNYMRVSNVAGRWFIASKLPRYAKKAAWEQFFTELLNIESCEKMPDLAKLRNMMEETLAQIPEVQTKFRTFVNILNKR; translated from the exons ATGGATCCTGCAACGGTGATAGCTCTCTGTAAGGAGAACATCCAGCCTTTAAGGTACGGGCGGAATGCCACTCAACTGGGAACTGCATTGAGGGCACAAGAGGACATGGATGCACAGCAGCTGTTGCTGCAGGAGAAACA aatgcACGAGGATGCGATTAAGAATTACGAAGGGGAGGATCCTTTAGAGAATTGGTATGAGTATATTCTCTGGGTGGAACAGAGTTACCCAAAAAATGGACATGAATCCCACATTGGGAGACTCTTGCAGCAGTGTTTAGCGACATTTGAAAAGGATGTAAAATATCATCAAGATCGCAGATATATACGTTTGTGGATTAATTAT ATAAGTATGCAAAAGAATCCTTTGGAGTTGTATCAGCTGTTGCATAACACTGGTATCGGAACCAGAGTAGCAGACATGTACAGGGCTTGGGCTTTCGAATTAGAGCAAATTGAGGATGACAAACGTGCGGATGAAGTTTACTTAATGGGACTATCTGTTCATGCAGAACCATTCGAGGAATTAAGCCATGCTCATCA aaattttcaatttgctGTTGCGCGCAAGACACTTGGGCGTATCGAAGAAAGAAATGACGTTTCCTTGTACGAGCAACGTCAGGCTTTCAGTTCTTTAAGGGCGATAAGAGCTGGTAAAAGAGTTGGCACAGTACGTACAGGTCACCGTGTACGCGATTATTATCCTGGGACTGTACCTCAAATCTCATCTATGCAGAATACAAAGCCCAATTCTAAAATACAAGTATATCAA GATGACATACCTGGAGAAATGAAGACTTCGATATTAGATCATGTACCTATAGAAGATATggtacataaagaaaataccaTCAGGCCTGGACCATGGAATAATGGGAGTAAGAGAGGTCCATTAATAGCTCCTACTATAAAGGCGGGCTTTAAGA ttCATGAAGATCAGAATGATGAcatggaaaaagttaaattattccCCAATCATGTACCATTTTTCGACGGTAGTAAATGTCATGATGGTTTAAGAGTGCCGGTATATGTAGCGGATCCAATAGATccaaatattgtacaaaaacCACATTATCCCAAAGAGTTAGTTTATGCCGATAATGTTGATCGTAGTATGGAAGAAATTAGAGCACAGCTTTATTTAGAAAG AAGAGCACAATTTCTGGAAAATAAGCGTGAAATGTCGATGGTATGTTTACGTGAGACCGATGGAGAATCGCAACTTAACAATTTTGAGAACATGTATCATCTTCGAGAAATAGAAGAGCAGAAACTCAATCAGCAAAGAagagaagctgaaatcagtaGGCAAAGACTTCAAGAGCAACAAGAATTGCAAAGGCAATACGAAGTTGAGAATCAGGTTTTAGAGACTCAACGACAGGAAGCTGAACAAAGAGAAAGGGAATTGAGGGAGAGATTAGAAGCCGAAAGAATTGAAGCTGAGAGAATTGAAGCCGAGAGACTCGAAGCTGAAAGACTTGAAGCTGAGAGACTCGAAGCTGAGAGACTCGAAGCTGAGAGACTTGAAGCCGAAAGACTCGAAGCTGAGAGACTCGAAGTTGAGAGACTTGAAGCCGAGAGACTCGAAGCGCAACGAATAGAAGCGGAATTGAATGCGCAACGGAAATTACAGTCAACAAACTTTATGCATCAACATCACACTTCGTCTTTGGCCGTTGATACTGAGGAACATTTGCTTGGGCAGAGTCTCACTGTAAACACGAAAGAAGCTATTTCGGTTGTGCAAGATTTATGGCAATCTCCAGATGCGACCGCTGATGTTTCGCGCTTTCGCAATCCTCCCGTTATACCTCGAATGATAGATTCGAGAAATAAATTGCCGTTTGACATACACATGGATAGCTCTATGACTCAGCATGCATTGTCTGTTAATAAACATCACCAAGGATACAACATACAAGTTTATAACGATCAAGAAAATCATCATCAAAGTTATCATACACAGCATCATACTTATTCTGGTCAGGATCAGCATGTTGCATATGGGAATCATAATTTACAAAACAGTTATCACTATCAGATGCAG caaCATCATGATCATCAAGTACCACAACCTCGGCAGCATCATCCTCAGCAACATCAGCATCATTCCCAACATCAACATCATCCACAACATCAGCATCATCAACAGTTTCCATCACATCAGCAAATGCATGCTGTGCATCATCAGTCTCTTTCTCATCCCCAACATTTACAATCACCCCAAATCAGCCAAATGCCTCATCATCAATCTCCGCACATTCAACATCATCAACCTTCACACAATCATCACCAATCTCCTCATAATcagcatcatcatcatcatcagtCACCGCACAATCATCACCAATCACCGCACAATCATCACCAGTCTCCGCACAATCATCACCAGTCACCGCACAATCATCATCAGTCATCGCACAACCATCATCAGTCACCGCATAATCAGTCTCAACATATTCTACATTCTCAACAACATATGCAGTCCCACCCACATATGCAACAACATATGCAGCATCCCGTTTACGGTAACATGTTGCACAACGATATCAGCTATCAACAATATCCAACATCAATGGAAGCTTCTTCTATGCTACAGCAGAATATAGACTCGCAGAAACAATTACATTTCTCTCCTTATACCGATCCTAATATTGAAACGAGTAAACCATACAGAATGCCGCCCGAGTTACCCTACATCAAATCGCCTGGAATGAATCGTAAAGATATCAAATATCTTGAAAGCGCGGAAGATAAAGAGAACGCTATTGTTGTGGATTATAATGGCCCACTTGAAGAAAATATGATACCTAAACCGGATGAGAATAATCTTTATATTGACGAGAGTTTGGGTATAACTCCTTTGTCGACTGCTAATGAGACGTGTTTTACAGAAGCCTTTAATACACCATTAACAAGTTCTACTCCAATGACTAATCATTTCAAGCCATTGACATCATACAGGATAAAAGATGACTCACAATTTTCAAATCAGAATACTGTGTCCCAGCC AGTTGCAGAAGCAGTACCTAATGCCGAAGGTGGTGATAAATTAAGCGTGATATTAGAATCTACACGAGAATATGTATCAAGCAGTTCAGCGAGTAGTAATTATACAACCAAAACAACTGGACTAACTTTTGCATTAACGAGAGAAGATATGATTCCTTTTAAAGAACAACCTGTAGATACAA TTGTAGAAGAGGAGTCCAATGAATCCGTGCTGTCTGTGAATCAACCTTATGAACAAAAGCAGTATGCGCAAATCCAGGCTGTTCACGCTCAAAGTCCACGTACAGTACAACGACACGTTGATCAAATTACGTCcgagataaagaataattgcgatttaagaaaatccatcaatttaaaacttaatgaaGAGAACAATTCTGAAAAAGTTGACACCATGGAATGCGAGGAGCATGAACCCATGGAACAAGTGGAGGAAGAGAGTTTCGTGCTCCCATCGAGAGATATAAATccatttgataaaaatttaatagctgGCCTGTTGAAAAACATAAAGTTTCCACAACCCCATCATGCTGATGGATTTAAAAGAATAGATATCAATTTGAATAAGCTTGTGCCTTCTACCATGATTACGCTTG ACACCGAAGCATATGATTTGGAAAAGTGCCTTGGGAAAGGAATGTATGGAACAGTTTTTAAAGCGGTCAATTTGCAAACAAACGAGACTGTTGCTCTTAAAACGCAAAGACCTGCATGGGTTTGGGAATATTATATCGTACGAGAAATAAAAGCTCGTCTTACAAATCCGCATATG TTGCGTGGTTTTATGGATGTAACAATGGCATACGTGGCCAACAATGGAAGTATACTAGTTTCAGAATATTCAAAGTTTGGAACGTTATTAGCTGTGACCAATCAGATAAAAATGTCCACTGGCAAACCTCTGATGGAAGCTTTAACTATTTTCTTTACAATCGAGATGCTTCAAATCGTGGAGTACTTACATAAATGCCAAATAATACATGGCGATATAAAgccagataattttttattaatgcgaCC ACCTACGCAAGATGTAAGGCCAACTATACAACTGATAGATTTTGGATGTAGCATAGACATGAAACTATTACCAGAAAATACAACGTTTACACAAGTTATAAAAACTGAAGATTTTACTTGTATTGAAATGCAAACTGGAAGACCATGGACATATCAGACTGACTTATATTGTCTAGCGGCGACCAGTCACTGTTTATTGTTCGGCAATTACATGAGAGTGTCTAATGTAGCTGGCCGTTGGTTTATTGCCTCGAAATTGCCaag gTACGCTAAGAAAGCCGCTTGGGAACAATTTTTCACGGAACTATTAAATATCGAATCGTGCGAGAAAATGCCTGATTTAGCGAAATTAAGGAATATGATGGAGGAGACGCTGGCACAAATACCGGAAGTGCAAACGAAATTTCGAACTTTCGTCAATATCCTCAACAAACGATAA